The genomic interval GCTGTGCGTGATGAAAATGTTCGCCTCGACCGGCAATTCACGCAACAACTGCTGGGCCAGTGCGAAGATGCCGGTACCGGCATCCAGCACGATCAGCGTACCGTCGTCACTGCGCACCTCGATGCAGGTCGTGTTGCCGCCATAACGCACGGTGTGCGGCCCGGGGGAAGGAATCGAGCCACGCACCCCCCAGAACTTGACTTTCACTTCAGCCCCCCGGTTTGCGCAAACATGCGCGCATCATCGATCAGTTTGTTCATGTCGCCGAGTTCGGCAACGACGGCGTCCAGATCCGTGCCGAAGCGCGCCGGCAGCGCCTGCGGACCATCCGCACTGACGTTACCCAGCGAATCATAACCAAGTTTCTCGGCAATCAGGTCGGCAACGAAAAGGCATTCGGCCAGTACGGACACATGCGGCACGGCGTGGTGATGATCGATGCACTCGACCAGATACTCGGGAAACTGCCAACGCTTGACGAGCATCGCGCCGACGAACGTGTGATCGGTGCCAATCACCGCCTCCTCGGCCTTGTGCAGGGAGATATTTTCGGTGCTCGACATCTCCATTGCCTGACGAAACTCCGGTGCCATGTAAAGGGCAAACACCACCTTGCCGAAATCATGCAACAGACCGGCGATGTAGCAATCCGTCGGATCCAATTCATTCGCATATCTTGCGGCCAGCATGCGCGTCAGATTGGCCGTCACCAGGGAAGACACCAGATAGTGCTGCACGTCGAAGCCGGCCGCATTGCGTGCCGGCAGCATGCCCATGGTAGAAAACGAAAGCGCAAGGTTCTTCAGCGTATTCACGCCCAGATAAACCACCGATTGATTGATCGAGGTGATTTTTTTGGGTAGACCGTAATAGGCGGAATTGACGATCTTGAGAACCTTGATGGTAATCACCGGATCCTTCTCGATCACCGCCACCAGATCCTTTGGACGGCAGTTGATATCCCGCGTGAGTTCCAGGATGCGTTGCACACTTTTCGGAAATGCCGGCATGCGATCGACCGCATTGCTCAGGCGCTTGCTCAACTCGACAGAAATCTGCCCCATACTTCCATGGCCCCGTGTTCTTCGCCGCATTATAAGGGCCGGACATCCCCAAACCCCAAACCCGCATGGCGATATCTCACCATGCCGCGCACCGCTTGCAGGACGAGGCTGGACAGTCGGCAATTGGCATCTGCCACTGCGTTCGCGGTGGCAGTTTCCGGCAATTTCCGCTATCCTGCGCATCTCGTGAAATTCGACCGGACTCACCCGCAGCAAGCCGGCTCGCATCGTTTCAGTTTCACACTGCACACCGCCTTGACCTGACGAAGATTACAGGAAGCGTGGCCGAGTGGTTTAAGGCACCGGTCTTGAAAACCGGCGACGGGCAACCGTCCGTGAGTTCGAATCTCACCGCTTCCGCCAACTGAGCGGACGCAGCAAAGGTACGGCGAACTTTTTCGGATTTTTTCACTCCTACTCACCACTTACAGTATTCTGCCGCTTTGCATTTGCCGCTTTCTGCCCCACATCTCCTCCAACGATCCACGCATCCACAATATCCACAACATTCACGATAGGGAGACCAACCACAATGCAACCCAATCTCCAGACCACTTATGGCCAAACCCCTGGCAGCACCGCGCTGCTTGCCCAACAGCGGAATCGTGTGTTGCGCAATACCTATGCCCTGCTCGCCCTGTCGATGATCCCAACGGTGCTGGGTGCCATGGTGGGCATCAACACCGGCTTTTCCTTCTTCGCCGGCAGCCCGGTCATGGGCTTTTTGCTGTTCCTGGGCATCGCCTGGGGCTTCATGTGGGGTATCGAGCGCAACAAGAACAGCGGTCTTGGCGTTGCCTTGCTGCTGGGCTTCACTTTCTTCATGGGCTTGATGCTCTCGAACATCCTGCGCGTCGCGCTCGGCTTCTCGAACGGCGGCATGCTGATCGCCATGGCCGCAGGCGGCACCGGCACGATCTTCGCCGTGCTCGCAGGCGTTGCGGCGACGACCAAGCGCGACTTCAGCGGCATCGGCAAATTCGTCTTTGCCGGCCTGATCCTCGTACTCGTTGCCGCGCTGGCCAATGCCTTCCTGCAGATTCCCGTCCTGGCCCTGGCAATTTCGGCCGTGGCGATCATGGTGTTCTCCGCCTATATCCTGTACGACATCAATCGCATCGTGCAAGGCGGTCAGACCAACTACATCAGTGCCACGCTGGCGGTCTATCTGGACGTCTACAACATCTTCACCAGCCTGCTGCACATCCTGATGGCGCTGACGGGCGAACGCGACTGAACAAGCGAACCTGCCTCGGTGCTACGGTGCCGCGACAAAAAAAGGTGGCTTGGCCACCTTTTTTTTGCGCCGCCAGCAAGTTCAGCGTTCAAACAGCGCAATCGACTCGACATGCGAAGTCTGCGGAAACATATTGGCAATGCCGGCGCCACGCAGACGATAGCCGCACTCATGCGCCAGCATGGCGGCATCACGCGCCAGCGTTGCCGGATTGCAGGAAACATAAACGATACGCCACGGCGCCTCGACGCCTTGCGCGCTTTGTGCACCGATTGCCTTGACCAGTTCGGCAGCACCTTCGCGCGGCGGGTCGATCAGCATCTTGTCGAAGCGGCCGAGCGCGGCAAGACGCTCCGGCGTTGCCTCGAACAGATTTGCCACGGCAAACTCGGTGTTCATGGCCAGCCCATTGGCCACTGCATTTTCGCGTGCCCGCTCGACCAGCGCCTTGCTGCCCTCGATGCCGACCACTGAAGCGCCGCTGCGCGCGATGGGCAAGGTGAAATTGCCCAGGCCGCAGAACATGTCGGCGATGCGCTCGCCGGCAGCAGGCTCCAGCAAGGCCATGGCGCGGCGCACCAGGATGCGGTTGATGCCATGGTTGACCTGAGTGAAGTCGGTCGGACGAAAACGATGCGTCACCTCGAATTCGGGCAAACGATAGGCCAGCGGCGCCGCATCCAGGGGATGGAACAGGGCCACCGTATCGACCGAACCACCCGGCTGCAGGTAGAACACGACCTCATGGATATCGGCGAAGCTGCGCAGCTTCGCCTCATCCTCCAGCGTCAGCGGTTCGAGAATGCGCAATACCAGGGCGTACTGCAACCGGCCCGCCGCATCTTCGCCAATGGCCAGTTCGATCTGCGGCAGGCGATCGGGAATCGACAGGCTGCCGACCAAATTGCGCAGATGCGGCAACAGCGCAGAAATCTTCGGCGGCAATACGGCGCAGCTATCCATGTCGGCCACATAGCTGCTGCGGCGCTCATGAAAACCGACCAGCACGCCGCCCTTCTTCCGCACCAGCCGCACGGACAGGCGCGCGCGATAACGGTAGCCCCAGGCCGGCCCCTGCACGACGGGAAACACGGTTTCCGGACGCAGCCGCGCAATGTGCCACAAGGCATCTTCGAGCACACGCTGCTTGACCGCCGTCTGAGCCAGCTCATCGAGATGCTGCATGCTGCAGCCGCCACAGATGCCGAAGTGGCGGCAACGCGGCGTCACGCGCTGGAAGCTGGCACGCAGGATGCGGGTAACGCTGGCCTTCTCAAAACTGGGCTTGCGCCGATAGCTGAGGTACTCAACCCGCTCGCCCGGCAGGGCGCCTTCGATGAAGAGGGTCTTGCCCTCGACATGCGCCACACCCTGGCCGTCATGATCCAGCGATTCTATGGTGGCAATATTTGCATTCGTCATGAAAGTTGCTTTGCTTGTTGCGAAGTGCGTACCTCAGCCAACGGGCGGCCAGGCGCGATGACTGAGCAGCAGGTTCTGGCGCAGATGATCGATGCGGGCCAGCTTGCCCGCCGCCGCCAACGCCTCGATGCGATGATCGAGCGCCTGCAACTGCTGTTCCAGTTGCTCGCGCTCGGCCAGCAATGCCATCGCTTTGGCATATTCCGGCAGCGCCCGGGTGCGCTCTTCCAGTTGGTGCAGTTCCTCGTTCATCGCAGCCTCCTTGCTGATCATTGCTTACTGATTGAACTGGCCGAAATCCGGCTTGCGCTTGTCGAAAAAGGCAGCGAAAGCCTCCTTCGCTTCGGGCGACACCAGACGCTCCTTGAAATGTCGCACCTCGCTCTGCATGGTCTGCGCAATCAGCGCCTGCTGCGCGCTCTTCAGCATCTGCTTGGTCAGCCTGACCGAGGCCGCCGGCAAGGCGGCCAGCTTGCGCGCCTGCGCCAGAGCGTGTTCGACGACCTGCTCGTCCGGCAATACCGCATTGACGAGACCGACCTCACGCGCCTTGGTGGCATCGAAAGGTTCGCATAACAAGAGCATTTCCGCCGCCCGCGCATGACCCGCCAGCGCCGGCAGCAACAGGCTCGAGGCTGCCTCCGGGCACAGGCCGAGGCTGACGAACGGCAACTGGAAACGCGCGCTCGTACCGGCATACACCAGGTCGCAATGCAGCAGCAAGGTCGTGCCGACACCGACGGCCACGCCGGAAACTGCCGCGATGAAAGGCTTCTTCAGGCTGCTGAAGGTATCGAGAAAGCGGAATACCGGCGGCGGCGGATTTTCCTGCAGCGGCGGATTGGCAAGAAAATCGCCCAGGTCGTTACCGGCGGTAAATATACCTGGCTGGCCATGAATCACGATCACGCGCACGGCGGCATCCCGCTCGGCAGCATCGAGCGCATCGGCCAGGGCCGTGTACATTGCACTGGTCAATGCATTCTTCTTGTCTGGACGACAGATTTCGATGCAGAAAACACCGTCTTTGCTTTCAGTCAGGATCGGATCGTTCATGGTCTGCCCTTGCAGGAAATGAGAAAAATATTGCAGCGATCGACGGAGATCTGTCGCAGCGTTCGTTTGCTTGTCCGAAAATTCTCGGAGATTCGATGTGATGCGATGCGTCGTAACCCGGTACGGCCCGGTTCAGCGCAGCGCCTGGCCGGCAATATCCGCGCGCGTGGCATCGGCCCAGCAGTTCGGCGTCTCATAGAGGCGCACGCGTTCGAGACGCAGGTGGTTGCCCCACAAATCGAGATAGGCCCGGTCCAGCCTGGCGAACGCCAGCACGGCAAGATTTTCCGCCGTCGGCACCACATCGAGCAGCACCGTCTTGTGGCCCGGCAACGTGGCGAGAAAATCCACCACCGCCGTATCGCCCCGGTAAGCCAGAAAAGCATGATCCCACTCATCGACCAGATGTTGCATGGCCAGCGACTTGATCTCGGAAAAATCCATGAGCATGCCATTCACCGGCTGGCCGCTGGCATGAATGATGTCGCCGGCCAGGGTGATCTCGATGGCATAGCGGTGGCCATGCAGGTGCCGGCACTGGCTCAGATGATCCGGAATGCGATGGCCGGCATCGAACTCGAGACGGCGGGTAATCTGCATGGTGAACTTTCGTGGGTCAGGCCGGGACGAAAACGAAACGG from Sterolibacterium denitrificans carries:
- a CDS encoding HDOD domain-containing protein is translated as MRAGLLRVSPVEFHEMRRIAEIAGNCHRERSGRCQLPTVQPRPASGARHGEISPCGFGVWGCPALIMRRRTRGHGSMGQISVELSKRLSNAVDRMPAFPKSVQRILELTRDINCRPKDLVAVIEKDPVITIKVLKIVNSAYYGLPKKITSINQSVVYLGVNTLKNLALSFSTMGMLPARNAAGFDVQHYLVSSLVTANLTRMLAARYANELDPTDCYIAGLLHDFGKVVFALYMAPEFRQAMEMSSTENISLHKAEEAVIGTDHTFVGAMLVKRWQFPEYLVECIDHHHAVPHVSVLAECLFVADLIAEKLGYDSLGNVSADGPQALPARFGTDLDAVVAELGDMNKLIDDARMFAQTGGLK
- a CDS encoding Bax inhibitor-1/YccA family protein; translated protein: MQPNLQTTYGQTPGSTALLAQQRNRVLRNTYALLALSMIPTVLGAMVGINTGFSFFAGSPVMGFLLFLGIAWGFMWGIERNKNSGLGVALLLGFTFFMGLMLSNILRVALGFSNGGMLIAMAAGGTGTIFAVLAGVAATTKRDFSGIGKFVFAGLILVLVAALANAFLQIPVLALAISAVAIMVFSAYILYDINRIVQGGQTNYISATLAVYLDVYNIFTSLLHILMALTGERD
- the rlmD gene encoding 23S rRNA (uracil(1939)-C(5))-methyltransferase RlmD; translation: MTNANIATIESLDHDGQGVAHVEGKTLFIEGALPGERVEYLSYRRKPSFEKASVTRILRASFQRVTPRCRHFGICGGCSMQHLDELAQTAVKQRVLEDALWHIARLRPETVFPVVQGPAWGYRYRARLSVRLVRKKGGVLVGFHERRSSYVADMDSCAVLPPKISALLPHLRNLVGSLSIPDRLPQIELAIGEDAAGRLQYALVLRILEPLTLEDEAKLRSFADIHEVVFYLQPGGSVDTVALFHPLDAAPLAYRLPEFEVTHRFRPTDFTQVNHGINRILVRRAMALLEPAAGERIADMFCGLGNFTLPIARSGASVVGIEGSKALVERARENAVANGLAMNTEFAVANLFEATPERLAALGRFDKMLIDPPREGAAELVKAIGAQSAQGVEAPWRIVYVSCNPATLARDAAMLAHECGYRLRGAGIANMFPQTSHVESIALFER
- a CDS encoding enoyl-CoA hydratase, with the protein product MNDPILTESKDGVFCIEICRPDKKNALTSAMYTALADALDAAERDAAVRVIVIHGQPGIFTAGNDLGDFLANPPLQENPPPPVFRFLDTFSSLKKPFIAAVSGVAVGVGTTLLLHCDLVYAGTSARFQLPFVSLGLCPEAASSLLLPALAGHARAAEMLLLCEPFDATKAREVGLVNAVLPDEQVVEHALAQARKLAALPAASVRLTKQMLKSAQQALIAQTMQSEVRHFKERLVSPEAKEAFAAFFDKRKPDFGQFNQ
- the queD gene encoding 6-carboxytetrahydropterin synthase QueD; its protein translation is MQITRRLEFDAGHRIPDHLSQCRHLHGHRYAIEITLAGDIIHASGQPVNGMLMDFSEIKSLAMQHLVDEWDHAFLAYRGDTAVVDFLATLPGHKTVLLDVVPTAENLAVLAFARLDRAYLDLWGNHLRLERVRLYETPNCWADATRADIAGQALR